In a single window of the Nicotiana tomentosiformis chromosome 8, ASM39032v3, whole genome shotgun sequence genome:
- the LOC138898243 gene encoding uncharacterized protein codes for MFRKVKSLEESLKNMQGIGSQVSVAYKDLCLFPDVQLPVGFKMPKFDPYDGHGNPVAYLRGFCSNMRGAGGKDELLMAYFSQSLSGAALEWYTRQDTSRWYTWDDLAQAFARHFQYNIDIVPDRLSLTKVEKRPNESFREYGFRWREQAARVYPPMEEDEMVEYFLQALEPTYFGHLISAIGHDTEKCWHLKRAIQELIDKNQIVVQSPEAPNINQNPLPTHAETHMIEIVHKDGEPKNFSKSVMMIRASESNPIKALDSAKAMSLAIKGVSEKPRSLNVNPSVLVVKGPPVDVEANHERQKVIVTYKGKEVEEEVNGTGGLTHSGRCFTPEELRKTKPSKDGHIPVKNPVTEEEAEEFLKKMKMQDYSIVEQLRKTPAQISLLSLLIHSDEHRKALMKILNEAHVPDKITVNHLKKIANKIFEANMITFSDDELPIEGTEHNRALYLTVKCEDSAISRVLVDNGSSANICPLYTLQKLKIGTERIHINNVCVRGFDGGGRDSVGDIMLNLSIGPVEFTMEFQVLDVAVSYNMLLGRPWIHAAKAIPSSLHQMVKFEWDRQKIVVHGDENLSAYNDTIVPFIEVENDKGPWVYQMFETVSVQKIPEGECTPGPKIPSASVMGIVHPVVPRESFGTFGLGFTLTGKDVRRAKSLKVKAWSLPKPVPHISKSFVKSGVAKCPISVVPKPVVDFDEDLIKRFQSLFDEPNLKSQSNSEITIQEVEGDGETEYDEEAAFEKVSRELKHFEEKPKPNLNETEAINLGDLNNVRETKISVHLEPQIKEEIVKTLFAYKDVFAWSYDDMPGLSTDLVAHKLPKD; via the exons ATGTTCAGGAAAGTGAAGAGCCTAGAGGaatctttgaagaacatgcaagggataggaagccaagtaagtgtggcttacaaggatttatgcttatttCCGGATGTTCAACTGCCTGTtgggttcaagatgcccaagtttgacccGTACGATGGACATGGAAATCCCGTGGCCTATTTGAGAGGCTTCTGCAGCAATATGAGAGGCGCCGGTGGGAAAGATGAATTATTAATGGCATATTTCAGTCAGAGTCTGAGTGGGGCAGCTTTAGAGTGGTACACCCGCCAAGACactagcaggtggtacacatgggatgacttggctcaggcctttgctcggcactttcagtacaatatagacattgtcCCAGATCGCCTATCCttgaccaaggtagagaagaggcccaatgaaagctttagggaatatggtttcagatggagagaacaagctgcacgagTCTACCCTCCAATGGAGGAAGATGAGATGGTagagtactttcttcaagccctagagcccacttactttggccatttgatctcagctatag GGCACGACACGGAGAAGTGCtggcatttgaagagggcgatccaagagcttattgataaaaatcaaattgtggtccagagcccggaggcgccaaacatcaaccaaaatccgtTGCCGACCCATGCAGAGACACATATGATCGAGATAGTTCATAAAGATGGGGAGCCCAAAAACTTttccaagtctgtcatgatgatCCGAGCTAGCGAAAGTAATCCAATCAAAGCTCTAGATTCTGCAAAAGCAATGTCCTTGGCGATTAAAGGGGTGTCAGAGAAGCCAAGATCGCTCAACGTGAATCCTTCTGTATTGGTTGTGAAAGGGCCTCCGGTTGATGTTGAAGCAAACCATGAGAGGCAAAAG gtgatagtaacgtacaaagggaaagaagtagaggaagaagtcaatgGAACCGGAGGGCTGACTCATTCCGGGAGATGTTTTACCCCAGAAGAACTGAGGAAAACCAAGCCATCCAAGGACGGCCACATCCCAGTAAAAAATCcggtcaccgaagaagaggctgaggaattcctgaaaaagatgaaaatgcaagactattccattgtagaacagttgaggaaaacaccagctcagatctctcttCTGTCGTTGCTGATACATTCCgatgaacaccgcaaagccctgatgaagattttgaatgaggctcatgttcctgataagatcacggtgaaccacttgaaaaagattgctaacaagattttcgaagcaaacatgatcactttcTCGGATGATGAACTCCCTATAGAGGGTACAGAACACAAtcgagctctttatctcacagtgaAGTGCGAGGATTCTGCTATCTCAAGGGTACTGGTGGATAATGGTTCTAGTGCAAATATTTGCCCTCTGTacactttgcaaaagttgaagattgGCACTGAAAGGATCCACATTAATAATGTATGCGTTCGAGGCTTCGATGGAGGAGGGAGAGATTCTGTCGGTGATATAATGCTCAATTTGTCAATAGGGCCagttgagttcactatggagttccaagtgctagatgtggCTGTCTCTTATAACATGTTGTTGGGCAGGCCCTGGATCCATGCTGCCAAGGCAATCccgtcttctctgcatcaaatggtaaagttcgaatgggacaggcagaaaatagttgtgcacggtgatgagaactTATCTGCTTACAATGACACAATCGTTCCATTTATTGAAGTCGAAAATGATAAAGGTCCTTGGGTTTACCAAATGTTCGAAACAGTGTCTGTCCAGAAAATTCCCGAAGGAGAATGCACTCCAGGTCCGAAGATACCATCCGCGTCCGTCATG GGTATTGTGCATCCGGTGGTTCCACGTGAAAGTTTcggtacatttggtttgggattcacactcacaGGGAAGGACGTGAGAAGGGctaaaagtttgaaagtaaagGCATGGTCACTCCCTAAACCTGTTCCACATATCTCCAAGTCTTTCGTTAAGTCAGGGGTCGCCAAATGCCCAATATCAGTGGTCCCAAAAcctgtggtcgactttgatgaagatctgatcaagaggttccagagtttgtttgatgag ccaaatcttaaaagccaatctaattcTGAAATAACGATCCAAGAAGTAGAGGGTGATGGTGAAACAGAATACGATGAAGAAGCGGCATTTGAGAAAGTCAGTAGAGAACTAAAACACTTCGAAGAAAAACCCAAGCCTAATTTGAACGAAAccgaagcaatcaatttaggggatttaaataatgttagggaaaccaagataagtgtgcatctggaaccacaaatcaaggaagaaatagTCAAAACACTGTTTGCATACAAAGATGtctttgcatggtcgtatgacgacatgCCAGGTTTGAGCACTGATTTGGTAGCTCATAAATTGCCAAAAGACTGA